The following proteins come from a genomic window of Negativicoccus succinicivorans:
- a CDS encoding ABC transporter substrate-binding protein — protein MKEILWRLLALCLGILMLAGCGQESASPSAAPIPVKVGMLRLASSAPLFIGIEKGYFAEEGIAPEPVWFDAAQPIAVATASNAIDVGATGLTAGLYNLAAAGQVPYLVADKGREVPEHSGSFLVVTPQAYAAGVHEVKDLAGKTLGNTQAGSTYQYMAGHLLEQAGLDRTAVNYANLGKVSAVLAALTSGQIDGAIVNEPFASQLLESGQVKLLTPVGERLTYQTSAVFYAPRFAQNNDAGKRFMRAYIRACRDYYDAVFADAPAMTPAKRLETDARFREVVEIISRYTQTPAADVSRSLPYIDRDGKLATDDIAKQIAWYRANGFMEHDLAAEACIRTQSWQAAYDSLK, from the coding sequence ATGAAAGAAATCCTGTGGCGCCTGCTGGCGCTTTGTTTAGGAATATTGATGCTGGCCGGTTGCGGTCAAGAGTCCGCGTCCCCTTCCGCAGCACCAATCCCCGTTAAAGTGGGGATGTTGCGGCTGGCCAGTTCCGCGCCGCTTTTTATCGGCATCGAAAAAGGATATTTTGCGGAGGAGGGCATTGCGCCGGAACCGGTCTGGTTTGACGCGGCGCAACCGATCGCTGTCGCGACGGCATCGAACGCCATTGACGTGGGCGCTACCGGTTTGACGGCGGGTCTTTACAATTTGGCGGCGGCCGGGCAGGTTCCCTATCTTGTCGCCGATAAAGGTCGGGAAGTTCCCGAACACTCCGGCAGCTTTCTTGTCGTGACGCCGCAAGCGTATGCGGCGGGTGTGCACGAGGTGAAAGATCTGGCGGGGAAAACGCTGGGAAATACGCAGGCGGGTTCCACTTACCAGTACATGGCAGGCCATTTGCTTGAGCAGGCAGGCTTGGATCGCACCGCGGTAAATTATGCGAACCTCGGCAAAGTGAGCGCCGTTTTAGCGGCGCTGACATCCGGACAAATTGACGGCGCGATTGTCAATGAGCCCTTTGCCTCCCAGCTGTTGGAAAGCGGTCAGGTAAAATTGCTGACGCCGGTGGGAGAACGCTTGACCTATCAGACCTCAGCCGTTTTTTACGCGCCGCGTTTTGCCCAAAATAATGACGCTGGGAAGCGTTTTATGCGAGCGTATATCCGCGCCTGCAGAGACTACTATGATGCGGTGTTCGCCGACGCACCGGCGATGACGCCGGCCAAACGTCTGGAAACGGATGCGCGTTTTCGCGAAGTGGTCGAAATCATCAGCCGGTATACGCAAACGCCGGCCGCCGATGTCAGTCGCAGTCTTCCCTACATCGATCGCGACGGTAAACTTGCAACCGATGATATCGCCAAGCAAATTGCCTGGTATCGGGCCAACGGTTTTATGGAACATGACCTCGCGGCCGAAGCCTGTATTCGAACACAAAGCTGGCAGGCCGCATATGACAGTTTAAAGTAA
- a CDS encoding cysteine hydrolase family protein, with translation MKIQVDPKYRSFYYQDVETYPELNLDPKTTALLLVDLQNEFAHDEMGEALELKKEGTWDRWKYFRDRLKTTTIPNSRRLLDYFREHQLRVTFGRIACLLPDGEDRETVQKSDGWNGIFIHADSQEAAMLEELTPQDNELVFNKTTDSVTTGTNICRILRNMGIKTVVVGGIVTDQCVAGTVRGLADDSFQVICVEDACAAATQELHDAELKIMNLIYCQVLSTDQTIALLDEAREKHTK, from the coding sequence ATGAAAATTCAAGTCGATCCGAAGTACCGTTCGTTTTACTACCAGGACGTCGAAACCTATCCGGAGCTCAATCTGGATCCGAAAACGACGGCCTTGCTTCTCGTCGATCTGCAAAACGAATTCGCTCATGACGAAATGGGCGAAGCGCTGGAATTGAAAAAAGAAGGCACATGGGACCGCTGGAAATATTTCCGCGATCGTTTGAAAACGACGACCATCCCCAACTCGCGCCGCCTGCTCGATTATTTCCGCGAGCATCAGTTGCGCGTTACATTCGGGCGAATCGCCTGTTTGCTGCCTGACGGAGAAGATCGGGAAACCGTACAGAAATCGGACGGCTGGAACGGCATCTTCATTCATGCCGATTCGCAGGAAGCTGCGATGTTGGAAGAACTCACCCCGCAAGACAATGAGCTTGTTTTCAACAAAACGACCGACAGTGTGACGACCGGTACGAATATTTGCCGTATTTTACGCAATATGGGCATTAAAACGGTGGTTGTCGGCGGCATCGTCACCGATCAGTGCGTCGCCGGAACGGTGCGCGGCTTAGCGGACGACAGTTTCCAAGTCATTTGCGTAGAAGATGCGTGCGCGGCCGCGACGCAGGAACTCCACGACGCGGAGCTGAAAATCATGAACCTGATTTATTGCCAGGTACTTTCCACCGATCAAACGATCGCTCTGCTTGACGAAGCGCGGGAAAAACATACAAAATAA
- a CDS encoding alpha/beta fold hydrolase, with the protein MKNGSLYFKTKDGTSLYVEISGKGRPLMLCHGWLCSGRCWQKNRDELNRHFQVITWDLRGHGRSQKTLAGHTIRQYASDIHEIILNFGLQDVILGGWSLGGPTVLSYWDQFGTEGRVTGVLLIDMTPFPYSPERWNSHALKGFNADQWNAQVNQYLNDRDGFTEAFFKKCWHGEPPADAGFALEDMRAAAPWSAVAIYNDYLTNDFSAVLPTVSVPTLVMSSDNHVFPAGVTQGQHITTLLPRGDYKEFTEAGHFFFFEQPEKFNQAVISFGK; encoded by the coding sequence ATGAAAAACGGATCGCTGTATTTCAAGACCAAAGACGGCACGTCACTCTACGTGGAGATTTCCGGCAAAGGCCGACCGCTGATGTTGTGTCACGGCTGGCTCTGTTCCGGGCGCTGCTGGCAAAAAAATCGTGACGAACTCAATCGCCACTTTCAGGTCATCACCTGGGACTTGCGGGGTCACGGCCGCTCCCAAAAAACATTGGCGGGGCACACGATCCGTCAATATGCTTCCGATATTCACGAAATTATCTTAAATTTCGGTTTGCAGGACGTGATTTTAGGCGGCTGGTCGCTCGGCGGACCGACCGTGCTTTCCTACTGGGACCAATTCGGTACGGAAGGCCGCGTCACGGGCGTGCTGCTGATCGATATGACGCCGTTCCCCTACAGTCCCGAGCGTTGGAATAGTCATGCGCTGAAAGGTTTCAACGCGGATCAATGGAATGCGCAGGTCAACCAATACCTTAACGATCGCGACGGTTTTACCGAAGCGTTTTTCAAAAAATGCTGGCACGGAGAGCCGCCCGCCGATGCGGGGTTTGCTCTCGAGGACATGCGCGCCGCCGCTCCATGGAGCGCGGTCGCGATTTACAACGATTACCTGACAAATGATTTTTCCGCGGTCTTGCCGACCGTCAGCGTGCCGACACTTGTCATGAGTTCGGACAATCACGTCTTCCCCGCCGGCGTCACGCAGGGTCAGCATATCACGACCTTGTTGCCGCGCGGCGATTATAAAGAATTTACCGAGGCCGGTCATTTCTTTTTCTTTGAACAGCCGGAAAAATTCAATCAGGCTGTCATTTCCTTTGGGAAGTAA